The Solirubrobacterales bacterium genome has a window encoding:
- the lysA gene encoding diaminopimelate decarboxylase → MSATTEVPIIEGSPVYPLGSRVNERSHLEVGGCDVVEVAAEFGTPVYVYAEEDIRARARAYLDAFRARTDDFEVLYASKAAPITAIYRLCAEQGLSVDVASGGELHMALGAGLDPARIYMHGNNKTEAELRYAVDAGVGHLIVDSFGEIARLDALLDRPQDVLIRVTPGILPSTHSYVQTGGLDSKFGFGLEDGLAARAIAEVRSSRHLQLVGLHAHIGSQIFELEPYAAAIEALAALVDGEWECRILNVGGGLGIAYTSADRPPPIESYVEVKVQGVQRVFDPVPRILIEPGRSLVGNAAVTAYEIGTVKEIPGVRTYLSVDGGMSDNLRPMLYGSRYEAIIANRADGVPNTLATVAGMHCESGDILITDTMVADPRPGDILVTPATGAYGYAMASNYNGVPRPPVVFCRDGDARAVVRRETYEDLTGRDIE, encoded by the coding sequence ATGAGCGCCACGACCGAGGTCCCGATCATCGAGGGCTCGCCCGTCTACCCACTGGGCAGCAGGGTCAATGAGCGCAGCCACCTGGAGGTCGGCGGCTGTGACGTGGTCGAGGTCGCGGCCGAGTTCGGAACGCCGGTCTATGTCTACGCGGAGGAGGACATCCGGGCGAGGGCCCGGGCGTACCTCGACGCCTTCCGCGCCCGTACCGACGACTTCGAGGTTCTCTACGCGAGCAAGGCGGCTCCGATCACCGCGATCTACCGGCTCTGCGCCGAGCAGGGGCTGTCCGTCGACGTGGCATCTGGCGGCGAGCTCCACATGGCGCTGGGCGCCGGCCTGGACCCGGCGCGCATCTACATGCACGGGAACAACAAGACCGAGGCCGAGCTCCGCTACGCGGTCGACGCCGGGGTTGGTCATCTGATCGTGGACTCATTCGGTGAGATCGCCCGCCTCGACGCGCTGCTGGACCGCCCTCAGGATGTCCTGATCCGCGTTACCCCCGGCATCCTGCCCTCGACTCATTCCTACGTGCAGACCGGCGGCCTCGACTCGAAGTTCGGCTTCGGGCTCGAGGATGGCCTTGCCGCGCGCGCGATCGCCGAGGTGCGATCCTCGCGCCACCTGCAGCTGGTCGGCCTGCACGCCCACATCGGCTCCCAGATCTTCGAGTTGGAGCCCTACGCCGCGGCAATCGAGGCGCTGGCGGCGCTCGTGGATGGCGAATGGGAGTGCCGCATCCTGAACGTCGGCGGCGGGCTGGGGATCGCCTATACGTCCGCCGATCGACCGCCGCCCATAGAGAGTTACGTCGAGGTCAAGGTTCAGGGTGTGCAGCGCGTGTTCGACCCCGTGCCGCGAATCCTGATCGAGCCCGGCCGCTCGCTGGTCGGCAATGCCGCCGTCACCGCGTACGAGATCGGCACCGTGAAGGAGATCCCGGGCGTCCGAACCTATCTCTCGGTCGATGGTGGGATGTCCGACAACCTGCGGCCGATGCTGTACGGCTCGCGCTACGAGGCGATCATCGCCAACCGGGCCGACGGCGTGCCGAACACGCTGGCGACCGTCGCCGGCATGCACTGCGAGTCCGGCGACATCCTGATCACGGACACGATGGTCGCCGACCCTCGGCCCGGCGACATTCTCGTCACCCCCGCCACCGGCGCCTACGGATATGCGATGGCGAGCAACTACAACGGCGTCCCTCGGCCCCCGGTGGTGTTCTGCAGGGACGGTGACGCGCGAGCGGTGGTGCGCCGGGAGACGTACGAGGACCTGACCGGCAGGGACATCGAGTGA
- a CDS encoding alpha/beta fold hydrolase codes for MSRTVSRPSEMGVHEGRPYMVWLPHTPPPWPAMVIVHGAGSQKENHGDFGRACAASGWAALGFDQRGHGDSDDGMSPAALADVGKMARFLAGMEGVDAARVCVRGSSMGGFMAIQSAATSEQIAGVIAICPAGADHLRRGLLSGRLEMRVDPGALTALEAWLAEHDLRQGVELMGSKPLLLIHASGDEQIPSEWSEELYARAAEPRKLILLPGGHHRSAQHDAELHGVALRWLERNLG; via the coding sequence ATGAGCCGCACCGTTTCCCGGCCAAGCGAGATGGGCGTACACGAGGGGCGGCCGTACATGGTCTGGCTCCCCCACACCCCTCCGCCGTGGCCGGCCATGGTGATCGTTCATGGGGCGGGCTCACAAAAGGAGAACCACGGTGACTTTGGACGGGCCTGCGCCGCGAGCGGCTGGGCGGCGCTCGGATTCGATCAGCGCGGGCACGGAGACTCGGACGACGGGATGAGCCCCGCGGCCCTCGCTGACGTGGGAAAGATGGCGCGGTTCCTGGCCGGGATGGAAGGGGTGGACGCGGCGCGGGTTTGCGTCCGCGGCTCCAGCATGGGCGGCTTCATGGCGATTCAGTCCGCGGCGACAAGCGAGCAGATCGCGGGGGTGATCGCGATCTGTCCGGCGGGGGCGGACCACCTGCGGCGGGGGCTTCTCTCCGGCAGGCTCGAGATGCGGGTCGACCCCGGCGCTCTGACCGCGCTCGAGGCGTGGCTCGCCGAGCACGACCTCCGCCAGGGGGTGGAGCTGATGGGCTCCAAGCCTCTCCTGCTGATCCACGCCAGCGGCGACGAGCAGATTCCATCGGAGTGGTCCGAAGAGCTTTACGCCCGTGCCGCTGAGCCTCGGAAGCTGATTCTGCTGCCGGGTGGCCATCACCGCTCCGCCCAGCACGACGCGGAGCTCCACGGCGTGGCGCTCAGGTGGCTCGAGCGAAATCTGGGCTAG
- a CDS encoding peptidoglycan DD-metalloendopeptidase family protein, producing the protein MSDAHRPARAKPPRAAVTLLAGLALAAAGLAGAAGVFGQDLQSQLDDKQAQLDKANSREGVLSTTIQRAGEQLDQLRGEVATLRNREAIVQAELEKKEAELKQAKDRLAVLRVRLKRSLKVLRERLVAIYESSSPDALTVILNSDGFDQLLSRYEYLQRIQSQDTSIAERVRTLRDKTKDTVERVRAARDEIAAKRAELASTRSQLEAREGNLAVAREQDQRTLAQVQETQQELEGDISDIQAEVQAQLQAAQSSEPALPAGPIQGESSSGFIWPVNGPITSPFCEQRAWESCHPGIDIAVPSGTPIRAAAAGTVAIAGPESGYGNYTCIDHGGGVSTCYAHQMSISVSVGEHVSQGQVIGISDCTGLCFGPHLHFEVRVNGSPVDPMGYL; encoded by the coding sequence ATGAGCGACGCCCACAGACCTGCACGCGCCAAGCCGCCCCGGGCGGCGGTGACACTGCTGGCGGGTTTGGCGCTGGCAGCGGCCGGGCTGGCGGGTGCCGCCGGGGTGTTCGGCCAGGACCTCCAGTCTCAGCTCGACGACAAGCAGGCGCAGCTCGACAAAGCCAACTCACGCGAGGGCGTCTTGTCCACGACGATCCAGCGCGCGGGCGAGCAGCTCGACCAGTTACGCGGAGAGGTGGCGACTCTTCGCAACCGCGAGGCGATCGTCCAGGCCGAGCTGGAAAAGAAGGAGGCGGAGCTGAAGCAGGCGAAGGACCGGCTCGCGGTTCTTCGCGTTCGCTTGAAGCGCTCGCTCAAAGTGCTGAGGGAACGGCTGGTTGCGATCTACGAGTCCAGCAGTCCGGACGCGCTCACTGTGATCTTGAACTCGGATGGGTTCGACCAGCTGCTCAGTCGCTACGAGTACCTGCAGCGGATCCAGTCCCAGGACACCTCGATCGCAGAGCGCGTGCGCACTCTCCGCGACAAGACCAAGGACACCGTCGAGCGCGTGCGGGCGGCGCGCGATGAGATCGCCGCAAAGCGGGCTGAGCTCGCCAGCACGCGGAGCCAGCTCGAAGCGCGCGAGGGCAATCTGGCGGTGGCCCGCGAGCAGGACCAGCGGACTCTGGCGCAGGTCCAGGAGACCCAGCAGGAGCTCGAGGGCGACATCAGCGACATTCAGGCGGAGGTCCAGGCTCAGCTCCAAGCCGCCCAGTCGAGCGAGCCGGCGCTGCCCGCCGGGCCGATCCAGGGCGAGAGCTCGTCCGGGTTCATCTGGCCGGTCAACGGGCCGATCACGTCGCCGTTCTGCGAGCAGCGCGCTTGGGAGAGCTGCCATCCGGGGATCGACATCGCTGTCCCCAGCGGCACGCCGATCCGCGCAGCCGCTGCCGGCACGGTGGCGATCGCGGGGCCGGAGTCCGGCTATGGCAACTACACCTGCATAGACCACGGAGGCGGTGTCTCCACCTGCTATGCGCACCAAATGTCGATCAGCGTCTCTGTCGGGGAGCACGTCAGCCAGGGTCAGGTGATCGGGATCAGCGACTGCACCGGCCTCTGCTTCGGGCCCCACCTTCATTTCGAGGTCCGGGTCAACGGATCGCCCGTCGACCCGATGGGCTACCTCTAG
- a CDS encoding cation diffusion facilitator family transporter → MAQAHPHGRGVERDGLSGGPDALAARRQGNRRRMLVAAAINGVLLATAVVGGILTGSLALLADAGHVLSDLGAIGLGLAAVALAARSGGPRRTFGYQRTEVIAALLNGVTLVVVAVLIVVAAVNRLGDPPDVEGAGVLVIGAVGLAGNAAATWVLAGGRRDDLNLEAVLRHSAADALGSLGVIVSGAVILATGWTVIDPLVGIAIAVLILASSIRLVREPLDVLMEAAPPGVDVEAVARAIGSVDGVCAVHDLHVWSVTADFEALAAHVVVTRGVDRDRARHEVQFVLRDRYGLEHTTLQMEEEADEGALLEVETEARHN, encoded by the coding sequence ATGGCGCAGGCCCATCCCCACGGCCGGGGAGTCGAGCGCGACGGTCTGTCGGGCGGTCCGGACGCGCTCGCGGCGCGCCGACAGGGAAACCGTCGACGGATGCTGGTCGCCGCGGCGATCAACGGGGTGCTGCTCGCCACGGCGGTGGTCGGCGGCATCCTCACCGGCTCGCTCGCCCTGCTCGCGGATGCCGGGCACGTGCTCTCCGATCTCGGCGCCATCGGTCTTGGCCTCGCCGCGGTTGCGCTGGCGGCGCGATCGGGCGGCCCCCGCCGCACCTTCGGCTACCAACGCACCGAGGTGATCGCCGCCCTGCTCAACGGCGTCACCCTGGTGGTGGTGGCGGTGCTGATCGTGGTCGCGGCCGTCAACCGCTTGGGCGATCCACCGGACGTAGAGGGGGCCGGGGTCCTCGTGATCGGGGCGGTCGGTCTCGCCGGAAACGCGGCCGCCACCTGGGTGCTCGCCGGCGGACGGCGGGACGACCTGAACCTGGAGGCCGTTCTGCGTCATTCCGCCGCGGACGCGCTGGGCTCGCTCGGTGTGATCGTCTCGGGCGCCGTCATCCTGGCTACCGGCTGGACTGTGATCGACCCGCTGGTCGGGATCGCGATCGCCGTGCTGATCCTTGCTTCGTCCATCCGCCTGGTGCGCGAGCCGCTGGATGTGCTGATGGAGGCCGCTCCCCCCGGTGTCGACGTGGAGGCCGTCGCCCGGGCGATCGGCTCCGTGGACGGCGTGTGTGCGGTGCACGACCTCCACGTCTGGTCCGTGACGGCCGACTTCGAAGCGCTGGCGGCCCACGTCGTCGTCACCCGTGGCGTCGATCGCGACCGCGCCCGGCACGAGGTCCAGTTCGTGCTTCGAGACCGCTACGGGCTCGAGCACACCACGCTCCAGATGGAGGAGGAGGCCGACGAGGGCGCCCTGCTGGAGGTTGAGACCGAGGCTCGCCATAACTGA
- a CDS encoding acyl-CoA dehydrogenase family protein produces MDFGLSDEQREFQGVCRRFATEVIRPVAAEHDADESTPWEVIAAAREWGLHGIEHLQRMANDADGQVSVIYAEELHWGCAGIALAISGSALAAAGLAASGTPEQIARWVPECFGLDGDDTKLGAYAVTEPQAGSDVKSLRTTAKLDGDEWVLNGTKVFITNGGIADVHVVVATVDPELGHRGQASFVIPKGTPGLKQGKKESKLGIRASHTAEVILEDCRVPVENLLGGMEKLERKLERARTGESSGRASNALATFELTRPIVGASALGIAQAAYEWTLSYLDHNDPQEPIAEYLDESSTAGRPPLERQAIQQRLADVATEIEAARLLVQRASWMGRNGIPMLGGQGSMSKLKGGDVAMWATRTCMDLVGPVAQTTDCPLEKFFRDAKIYQLFEGTAEIQRMVISRMQAAEYRERLKQGVEVAQEAIASTASGNGAHPSGDGKAAVAGSGNGAAPAAEERTPSAA; encoded by the coding sequence ATGGACTTCGGATTGAGCGACGAGCAGCGGGAGTTCCAGGGGGTATGTCGCAGATTCGCGACCGAGGTGATCCGCCCCGTGGCGGCCGAGCACGACGCCGATGAATCGACCCCCTGGGAGGTCATCGCGGCGGCTCGCGAGTGGGGCCTGCACGGGATCGAGCACCTGCAGCGGATGGCCAACGACGCCGACGGCCAGGTCTCCGTCATCTACGCCGAGGAGCTGCACTGGGGCTGCGCCGGCATCGCGCTGGCGATCTCGGGGTCGGCCCTGGCCGCCGCCGGGCTCGCCGCATCAGGCACTCCGGAGCAGATCGCGAGATGGGTTCCCGAGTGCTTCGGGCTGGACGGCGACGACACCAAGCTCGGCGCCTACGCCGTCACTGAGCCGCAAGCCGGCTCCGACGTGAAGAGCCTTCGGACGACGGCCAAGCTCGACGGCGACGAATGGGTCCTCAACGGGACCAAGGTCTTCATCACCAACGGCGGCATCGCCGACGTCCACGTGGTCGTCGCGACGGTGGACCCGGAACTGGGCCACCGAGGCCAGGCCTCGTTCGTGATCCCCAAGGGAACGCCGGGCCTCAAGCAGGGAAAGAAGGAGTCGAAGCTCGGCATCCGCGCCTCTCATACCGCCGAGGTGATCCTCGAGGACTGCCGTGTCCCGGTTGAGAACCTGCTCGGCGGCATGGAGAAGCTGGAGCGGAAGCTCGAGCGCGCCCGCACCGGAGAGTCCAGCGGCCGAGCCTCCAACGCGCTGGCAACGTTCGAGCTCACCCGGCCGATCGTGGGCGCATCCGCGCTCGGGATCGCCCAGGCCGCGTACGAGTGGACGCTGTCCTACCTCGACCACAACGACCCCCAGGAGCCCATCGCCGAGTACCTCGACGAGAGCTCCACGGCGGGCCGGCCGCCGCTCGAGCGCCAAGCGATCCAGCAGCGTCTGGCCGATGTGGCCACCGAGATCGAAGCGGCGCGCCTGCTCGTTCAGCGTGCCTCGTGGATGGGCCGCAACGGCATTCCGATGCTGGGGGGCCAGGGATCGATGTCGAAGCTGAAGGGCGGCGACGTCGCGATGTGGGCGACCCGGACCTGCATGGACCTGGTCGGCCCGGTCGCGCAAACCACGGATTGCCCGCTGGAGAAGTTCTTCCGCGACGCCAAGATCTACCAGCTGTTCGAGGGCACAGCCGAAATCCAGCGGATGGTGATCTCCCGGATGCAGGCGGCCGAGTACCGCGAGCGCCTCAAGCAAGGCGTCGAGGTCGCGCAGGAGGCGATCGCCTCCACCGCCTCCGGCAACGGCGCCCACCCATCGGGCGATGGAAAGGCTGCGGTGGCCGGGTCCGGGAACGGCGCCGCCCCGGCTGCCGAGGAACGGACCCCCAGCGCAGCCTGA
- a CDS encoding cell wall-binding repeat-containing protein has protein sequence MEVRRRRRLAVGAGALVALVGVGVGAYLVIDSLGGDEEPPAPAPRVVVREGQPAATQDLGFPAFATKNTTRVAGSDSAADAAGVALAAFPSAGGVKGPAAVSLVDDEDWTGGLAAASLVAQPVRAPILVTASDAAPAFTTDALQALAPSGSAKTHGKQIFTIGHATAPRGLSTQAVAGSNPAQVAAEVDRLRQRLTGIRPRHILLASSEQPAYAMPAAAWAARSGDPVLFVRTNAVPGPTLDALRRHRGVPVYVLGPPSVISDKTLEAVRKLAPNVSRVGRTGPVENSIAFARYASGSFGWDINDPGHGLVIASASRPLDAAAAAPLSAGGTWGPLLITDDAARVPPALRGYLLDIKPGYVGDPTRAVYNHVWLIGDQDAISVDFQSQVDDLAEVVQIRSGRGSQLGPLPGTPEHEQKP, from the coding sequence GTGGAGGTCCGCCGGAGACGACGCCTCGCCGTGGGAGCGGGGGCCCTGGTGGCTCTGGTCGGCGTCGGCGTCGGCGCCTATCTGGTCATCGACTCGCTGGGTGGCGACGAAGAGCCGCCGGCTCCGGCGCCCAGAGTCGTCGTCCGCGAGGGGCAGCCGGCGGCCACGCAGGATCTGGGCTTTCCGGCTTTCGCGACCAAGAACACCACCCGGGTCGCCGGCTCCGACTCCGCCGCGGACGCGGCCGGCGTCGCCCTTGCCGCATTTCCCTCGGCCGGAGGCGTCAAGGGCCCCGCCGCGGTGAGCCTGGTCGACGACGAGGATTGGACCGGCGGGCTTGCCGCGGCGAGCTTGGTGGCGCAGCCGGTCCGGGCGCCGATCCTGGTCACCGCCAGCGACGCGGCCCCGGCGTTCACCACCGATGCGCTGCAAGCCCTTGCTCCGTCCGGCTCCGCGAAAACCCACGGAAAGCAGATCTTCACGATCGGGCACGCCACCGCCCCCCGCGGCCTCAGCACGCAGGCGGTGGCCGGGTCCAACCCAGCCCAGGTCGCCGCCGAGGTCGACCGGCTGCGCCAGAGGTTGACCGGCATTCGCCCGCGCCACATCCTGCTGGCGAGCTCGGAGCAGCCTGCGTATGCGATGCCCGCCGCTGCGTGGGCGGCGCGCTCCGGCGATCCAGTGCTGTTCGTCAGGACGAACGCGGTTCCCGGTCCGACGCTCGACGCGCTTCGCCGCCACCGGGGTGTCCCCGTCTACGTGCTCGGGCCACCCTCCGTGATCTCCGACAAGACGCTCGAGGCGGTGCGGAAGCTCGCCCCAAACGTGAGCCGCGTCGGCCGGACAGGACCGGTCGAGAACTCGATCGCTTTCGCACGCTACGCGAGTGGAAGCTTCGGCTGGGACATCAACGACCCTGGGCACGGGCTCGTGATCGCCAGCGCCTCCAGGCCGCTCGACGCGGCAGCCGCCGCGCCGCTGTCCGCCGGGGGCACCTGGGGACCGCTGCTGATCACGGACGACGCCGCCCGCGTCCCTCCCGCACTCCGGGGATACCTGCTCGACATCAAGCCCGGTTACGTGGGCGACCCCACTCGCGCGGTCTACAACCACGTCTGGCTGATCGGCGATCAGGACGCGATCTCGGTCGATTTTCAGTCGCAGGTCGACGATCTCGCCGAGGTCGTGCAGATAAGGTCCGGCCGCGGGAGCCAGCTGGGCCCGCTGCCCGGAACGCCCGAGCACGAGCAAAAGCCGTGA
- a CDS encoding methyltransferase domain-containing protein, with the protein MATAHRNGAEGIRRACELLTAEAAKRAELTPSGGPGYVDLLGDELDSTGAVQDLMTTRLVPAIYERYWRPALARAVKGVTGPGMAEEVRIARLLLGLGPGDVVLDVACGPGNFTREFARAVGDSGLAVGIDASKTMLARGVTELAAAGVDNLALIRGDATQLPFQDGVFDGVCCFAALHLFADPLAALDEMRRVLGPCGRIAIMTSVRRQLTLPPLKPLIERASGMRVFESDEVVAALQERGFQNVRQRLAGLVQFVGGRLPA; encoded by the coding sequence ATGGCGACTGCTCATCGCAACGGCGCCGAAGGGATTCGCCGCGCATGCGAGCTGCTCACCGCCGAGGCAGCCAAACGGGCCGAGCTGACGCCCTCCGGCGGCCCCGGGTACGTCGACCTGCTGGGCGACGAGCTGGACTCCACGGGAGCGGTGCAGGACCTGATGACGACTCGCCTCGTGCCTGCGATCTACGAGCGCTACTGGCGGCCCGCCCTGGCGCGAGCCGTCAAGGGCGTGACCGGGCCAGGGATGGCGGAGGAGGTGCGGATCGCGCGCCTTCTGCTCGGGCTCGGCCCCGGCGACGTGGTGCTCGACGTCGCCTGCGGGCCGGGGAACTTCACGCGCGAGTTCGCCCGGGCTGTCGGCGACAGCGGCTTGGCGGTGGGGATCGACGCTTCGAAGACGATGCTCGCCCGCGGTGTGACCGAGCTCGCGGCGGCAGGCGTCGACAATCTGGCCCTGATCCGAGGCGACGCCACCCAGCTCCCCTTCCAAGACGGCGTCTTCGACGGTGTCTGCTGCTTCGCGGCCCTGCATTTGTTCGCGGACCCCTTGGCGGCGCTCGACGAGATGCGGCGGGTGCTTGGCCCTTGCGGGAGGATCGCGATCATGACCTCGGTGCGCCGCCAGCTGACCCTGCCGCCGCTGAAGCCGCTGATCGAACGAGCCAGCGGCATGCGGGTGTTCGAGTCAGACGAGGTAGTGGCCGCCCTCCAGGAGCGAGGATTCCAGAACGTTCGCCAGCGCCTGGCCGGCCTGGTCCAGTTCGTCGGCGGGCGGCTGCCCGCGTAA
- a CDS encoding LLM class flavin-dependent oxidoreductase, with the protein MSALDRISIAALGATADDLAAQARDAERDGIECIWAPELFRSSVTQAAWIAAATERIGVGTGIAWAFTRSPFILAVTALDVDEMSGGRFRLGLGAGVKRLNETWHGVEYGRPAPHLRETIEAVRLIMQKAHAGEPIRFEGDYHQLEIKGWVRPHPPARESVPIYTAAVREGMARMAGDCADGLIGHPICSLRWLDEVLVANFEQGLARSGRDRGDFDFIPTVACAISDDEQAAYEAARRTICFYATVRTYAPLWEMHDFGEAAAAVGEAFRAGDFAAMPSHISDEMVDTYCAAGSLDKVRARVVEVAERGDGVFLTPPTYFIPAEEIAEYQRRIVEAFAPGGSP; encoded by the coding sequence GTGAGCGCCCTCGACCGGATCTCGATCGCGGCGCTGGGCGCCACCGCCGACGACCTGGCGGCCCAGGCGCGCGACGCGGAGCGCGATGGAATCGAATGCATCTGGGCTCCGGAGCTCTTTCGAAGCTCGGTCACCCAGGCAGCCTGGATTGCGGCGGCGACGGAGCGGATCGGAGTGGGCACCGGAATCGCGTGGGCGTTCACGCGCAGCCCGTTCATCCTCGCCGTCACCGCGCTGGACGTCGACGAGATGTCGGGCGGGCGGTTCCGACTCGGGCTCGGCGCCGGGGTGAAGCGCCTCAACGAGACCTGGCACGGCGTCGAGTACGGGCGGCCGGCTCCGCATCTGCGCGAGACGATCGAGGCGGTGCGACTGATCATGCAGAAGGCCCACGCAGGGGAGCCGATCCGATTCGAGGGGGACTACCACCAGCTGGAGATCAAGGGCTGGGTCCGCCCCCATCCGCCGGCTCGCGAATCGGTGCCGATCTACACCGCCGCGGTGCGGGAGGGCATGGCACGGATGGCCGGCGACTGCGCCGATGGCCTGATCGGCCACCCGATCTGCTCCCTGCGCTGGCTCGACGAAGTGCTCGTTGCCAACTTCGAGCAGGGCCTGGCGCGCTCCGGGCGGGACCGGGGGGACTTCGACTTCATCCCCACGGTGGCCTGCGCAATCTCCGACGACGAGCAGGCTGCCTACGAGGCGGCGCGCCGAACGATTTGCTTCTACGCCACGGTCCGGACCTACGCGCCGCTGTGGGAGATGCACGACTTCGGCGAGGCGGCCGCCGCGGTTGGCGAAGCATTTCGGGCCGGGGACTTCGCCGCAATGCCCTCCCACATCTCGGATGAAATGGTCGATACGTACTGCGCGGCCGGCTCCCTGGACAAGGTCCGGGCGCGCGTCGTGGAGGTGGCCGAACGCGGCGACGGTGTCTTCCTGACCCCGCCCACCTACTTCATCCCGGCCGAGGAGATCGCCGAGTACCAGCGCCGGATCGTGGAGGCGTTCGCCCCGGGCGGCTCCCCCTAA
- a CDS encoding DNA-3-methyladenine glycosylase, whose translation MTADDEHLRSVDPVLKRLIDQDGPIDPAKDRRGSRPDAYEALARAIVGQQLSTKAAGSIWERLVAPFGGSFPPPADLLAAGPESLREAGLSRAKVGFLRDLGERIEDGRLDLGRLAGLSDEDVVAELIQIKGVGPWTAEMFLIFHLGRPDVVSTGDLGIRRAVQVAYGLDDLPGPNDLERIAEPWRPHRTLACLYLWRSLDNVPG comes from the coding sequence ATCACCGCCGACGACGAGCATCTGCGCTCGGTCGATCCTGTCCTCAAGCGGCTGATCGACCAGGACGGGCCAATCGACCCCGCGAAGGACCGGCGCGGGAGCCGCCCGGACGCCTACGAGGCTCTTGCCCGGGCCATCGTCGGCCAGCAGCTGTCGACCAAGGCGGCCGGCTCGATCTGGGAGCGCCTCGTCGCGCCCTTCGGCGGCTCCTTTCCGCCGCCCGCCGATCTGCTCGCCGCCGGCCCGGAGTCGCTTCGCGAGGCTGGCCTCTCGCGCGCCAAGGTGGGCTTCCTTCGCGACCTGGGCGAGCGCATCGAGGACGGCCGCTTGGACCTGGGCCGATTGGCGGGGCTGTCGGACGAGGACGTGGTGGCGGAGCTGATCCAGATCAAGGGCGTCGGCCCCTGGACGGCCGAGATGTTCTTGATCTTCCACCTGGGGCGTCCGGACGTGGTGTCGACCGGCGACCTCGGAATTCGCCGCGCGGTGCAGGTCGCCTACGGTCTCGACGACCTGCCGGGCCCGAATGATCTCGAGCGGATCGCCGAGCCGTGGCGCCCCCACCGGACGCTTGCCTGCCTCTACCTATGGCGTTCCCTCGACAACGTTCCCGGCTAG
- a CDS encoding thiolase family protein, translating into MASNGKFQGREVVIVEAVRTPIGRGHPEKGYYKDVHASNLLAKTFKELVDRAGIEASEVEDVVAGCVSQFGEQGLNIGRNAWLEAGLPIETPATTVDRQCGSAQQAVNFAAALVASGVHDVAIGGGVEHMGHISFADVAQVMQEHGMAFSPQLLERYNLVPQGISAEMIADKWEIPRSELDEIGLRSHQHAAQATEEGRFEREMIPFSVNGDTYVTDQGIRPDTSIEKLAELKPAFKEDGKITAGNSSQISDGAAAVLLMTREKADELGLKPRARITDETTVGVDPVMMLTGPIPATRKLLDRNGMQIGDIDLIEINEAFASVVAAWRRELEPDMDRVNVNGGAIALGHPLGSTGARLITTLLHELERSDKEWGLVTMCCGGGLGTGTLIQRV; encoded by the coding sequence ATGGCGAGCAACGGCAAGTTCCAGGGCCGCGAAGTAGTGATCGTCGAGGCTGTCCGCACCCCGATCGGCCGCGGCCACCCGGAGAAGGGCTACTACAAGGACGTCCACGCGTCGAACCTGCTCGCGAAGACGTTCAAGGAGCTCGTCGATCGCGCCGGAATCGAGGCCTCCGAGGTCGAGGACGTGGTGGCCGGCTGCGTCAGCCAGTTCGGCGAGCAGGGCCTCAACATCGGCCGCAACGCATGGCTGGAGGCGGGCTTGCCCATCGAGACTCCCGCGACGACCGTCGACCGCCAGTGCGGCTCGGCCCAGCAGGCGGTCAACTTCGCCGCCGCCCTGGTCGCCTCAGGTGTCCACGACGTCGCGATCGGCGGCGGGGTGGAGCACATGGGCCATATCTCCTTCGCCGACGTCGCGCAGGTGATGCAGGAGCACGGGATGGCCTTCTCGCCGCAGCTGCTCGAGCGCTACAACCTGGTCCCGCAGGGAATCTCGGCCGAGATGATTGCCGACAAGTGGGAGATCCCTCGCTCCGAGCTCGACGAGATCGGGCTGCGCTCCCACCAGCACGCCGCGCAAGCCACGGAGGAGGGCCGCTTCGAGCGGGAGATGATTCCGTTCTCGGTGAACGGCGACACCTACGTCACCGACCAGGGCATTCGCCCCGACACCAGCATCGAGAAGCTCGCGGAGTTGAAGCCCGCCTTCAAGGAGGACGGGAAGATCACGGCGGGGAACTCATCGCAGATCTCCGACGGCGCCGCCGCGGTGCTGCTGATGACGCGCGAGAAGGCCGACGAGCTCGGCCTGAAGCCGCGGGCAAGGATCACGGATGAGACCACTGTCGGCGTCGACCCGGTGATGATGCTGACCGGCCCGATCCCCGCCACGAGGAAGCTGCTCGACCGAAACGGGATGCAGATCGGAGATATCGACCTGATCGAGATCAACGAAGCGTTCGCTTCGGTTGTCGCCGCCTGGCGGCGTGAGCTCGAGCCGGACATGGATCGGGTGAACGTCAACGGCGGCGCGATCGCGCTCGGACATCCGCTGGGGTCCACAGGGGCCCGCCTGATCACGACGTTGCTGCACGAGCTGGAGCGCTCCGACAAGGAGTGGGGTCTGGTGACGATGTGCTGCGGCGGCGGGTTGGGGACCGGGACCCTCATCCAGCGCGTCTGA